One stretch of Cyanobacteria bacterium GSL.Bin1 DNA includes these proteins:
- the rpsP gene encoding 30S ribosomal protein S16 gives MVKLRLKRLGKKREASYRIVAMNNSSRRDGRPLEELGFYNPRTGETRLNVPAIVKRLQQGAKPTETVDHILKKAQVYQQVNA, from the coding sequence ATGGTAAAACTGCGTCTAAAACGGTTAGGTAAAAAAAGAGAAGCTAGTTATCGGATTGTTGCGATGAACAATAGTAGCCGTCGCGATGGTCGTCCCTTAGAAGAATTAGGATTTTATAATCCCAGAACGGGTGAAACCCGTCTCAATGTCCCTGCCATTGTGAAACGATTGCAACAAGGTGCGAAACCGACCGAAACCGTCGATCATATTTTGAAAAAAGCGCAAGTGTATCAACAAGTGAATGCCTAA
- a CDS encoding KH domain-containing protein: MPNYVNSSSPASHQPQYAELVRFLLTPLLDVPESLRIDCEWTNSNQRVWIRLALEKNDQGKLFGRGGRNLSAIRTVLRAAATAAQQSVYLDIYGEKETTTEVGKMGKPTSRSERPQKALGKEGKRKPQKRSKPSSNRSSDQQSEQAPSA, encoded by the coding sequence ATGCCTAATTATGTCAATTCCTCATCCCCTGCATCGCACCAGCCCCAATATGCTGAATTAGTCCGATTTTTGTTAACTCCCCTGCTCGATGTCCCGGAAAGTTTACGAATTGATTGTGAATGGACAAATAGCAATCAACGAGTTTGGATTCGTTTGGCGTTAGAAAAAAATGATCAGGGAAAGTTATTTGGGCGAGGCGGACGAAATCTGAGTGCGATCCGTACGGTGTTGAGAGCTGCTGCGACAGCAGCACAACAATCGGTTTATCTGGATATTTATGGGGAGAAAGAAACGACAACCGAAGTTGGGAAGATGGGTAAACCCACTTCGCGTTCGGAACGACCGCAGAAAGCATTGGGAAAAGAAGGGAAGCGAAAACCCCAAAAACGGTCTAAACCGAGCTCCAATCGTTCTTCTGACCAACAATCAGAACAGGCTCCTTCTGCGTAA
- a CDS encoding AAA family ATPase yields the protein MTEAVKTIELPSSESAIALAGPQEANLKTLSRQTGAKLVMRGQELLITGQEKPVERCLAVVRSLKPYWEEGKAISKAEIMTAFQAQDTGRLEDYQDLQKNVLARTRKGEQIRAKTFRQRQYIKAIQSHDITFCTGPAGTGKTFLAAILAVQCLLKGDYERLILTRPAVEAGEKLGFLPGDLQEKVNPFLRPLYDALYELIDPEKIPDLMAKGTIEIAPLAYMRGRTLNNAFVIVDEAQNTTPAQMKMVLTRLGFSSRMVVTGDITQTDLPYHQESGLVTALKILKSVEGIAVCEFSQGDVVRHPLVQRIVAAYEQHEM from the coding sequence ATGACAGAGGCGGTCAAAACCATCGAATTACCCAGTAGCGAGAGCGCGATCGCACTCGCCGGACCCCAAGAAGCTAATCTCAAAACCCTTTCCCGACAAACTGGGGCAAAATTAGTGATGCGAGGGCAAGAGCTCTTAATTACTGGTCAAGAAAAGCCAGTGGAACGCTGTCTAGCGGTTGTGCGCTCGCTCAAACCCTACTGGGAAGAAGGAAAAGCGATCTCCAAAGCGGAGATCATGACCGCCTTTCAAGCTCAAGACACGGGACGCTTAGAAGACTATCAAGATCTGCAAAAAAATGTTCTGGCGCGCACCCGTAAAGGTGAACAAATTCGTGCTAAAACGTTTCGACAACGACAATATATTAAAGCCATTCAATCTCACGATATTACCTTTTGCACCGGTCCAGCAGGAACCGGTAAAACCTTTCTCGCTGCAATTTTGGCCGTGCAATGTTTATTAAAAGGAGACTACGAGCGTCTCATTTTAACTCGCCCCGCCGTAGAAGCGGGAGAAAAATTAGGCTTTCTTCCCGGTGATTTACAAGAAAAGGTCAATCCTTTCCTGCGCCCTCTCTACGATGCACTGTATGAACTCATTGACCCGGAAAAAATCCCAGATTTAATGGCAAAAGGAACGATAGAAATTGCCCCGCTTGCCTATATGCGCGGGCGGACTCTCAATAATGCCTTTGTGATTGTTGATGAAGCCCAAAATACAACCCCAGCGCAAATGAAAATGGTCCTCACTCGCTTGGGTTTTTCCTCTCGCATGGTGGTTACAGGAGATATCACACAAACTGATTTACCTTATCATCAAGAGTCGGGGCTCGTCACCGCTTTAAAAATTTTGAAATCTGTTGAAGGGATTGCTGTTTGTGAATTTTCCCAAGGGGATGTTGTCCGTCATCCTCTGGTTCAGAGAATCGTTGCCGCTTACGAACAACATGAAATGTGA
- a CDS encoding SpoIID/LytB domain-containing protein, giving the protein MAAAIPGSNLGKGLGVSLIGLLSAFSLLMPLPARSEAFPIEVGIVQRFGEELSDEITITSPDSTPLTVTVEKEGTTQTLKTDRLTLEIKAVPLVKPKVRERLILSDHATFETAESSAKTWEKRGLIVEVTQPGRWQVWAKPEVYHSLLLRRLLLENLQREGYQTPYLETEVLEEVVEVSFVIDEKRYRPETLEIHHQTEQVSVDASEVPRRLYPGHLRLQPNSYGNYTLVNIVPVESYLRGVVPHEIGPKAPLEAVKAQAIIARTYALRNLHRFQADDYQICANTHCQVYWGLSDTNERSDRAIQETAQQVLTYEGQLVDALYSSTTGGVTAFFSDIWDGRQRPYLRSVVDSAQSVWNLDKRPLSDESNFRAFINQQQGFNETGSRAFRWERESSLEELTEDLQKYLTRLNHPLAEKMTAIEKMAITARSRSGRILAMKVDTDQGTITLEKTEVRSAFEPPRSTLFYLNPVRNSDNKLQGYEFVGGGFGHGVGLSQIGAHSLAQQGWSAQEILSFYYPKTEIIPLEEAITQLRTP; this is encoded by the coding sequence ATGGCAGCGGCCATTCCGGGGTCTAACTTAGGAAAAGGTTTAGGAGTATCGTTGATTGGATTACTCAGTGCCTTTAGCCTATTGATGCCCCTACCTGCCAGAAGCGAAGCTTTTCCCATTGAAGTGGGAATCGTGCAGCGATTTGGAGAAGAACTGAGCGATGAAATAACGATTACCAGTCCGGACTCAACTCCCTTAACAGTAACTGTAGAAAAAGAGGGAACGACTCAAACCTTAAAGACAGATCGGTTAACTTTAGAAATCAAAGCTGTGCCTTTGGTTAAGCCGAAAGTCAGGGAACGTCTAATTTTAAGTGATCATGCAACCTTCGAGACGGCAGAAAGCAGTGCCAAGACTTGGGAAAAACGGGGATTAATTGTAGAGGTAACACAGCCAGGGCGCTGGCAAGTTTGGGCGAAACCGGAGGTTTATCACTCGCTTTTGTTGCGGCGCCTTTTATTAGAAAACTTGCAAAGGGAAGGTTACCAAACTCCGTATTTAGAAACAGAAGTATTGGAGGAAGTAGTTGAAGTTTCTTTTGTGATCGATGAAAAACGATATCGCCCAGAAACATTAGAGATTCATCATCAGACCGAACAAGTGTCTGTTGATGCCAGTGAAGTTCCTCGTCGTCTTTATCCGGGGCATTTGCGTCTCCAGCCTAATTCTTACGGGAACTATACGCTGGTGAACATCGTGCCGGTTGAGTCTTACTTACGGGGGGTGGTTCCCCATGAAATTGGACCGAAAGCACCCTTAGAAGCCGTAAAAGCGCAAGCAATTATTGCTCGTACCTATGCGTTGCGAAATCTGCATCGCTTTCAAGCCGATGATTATCAAATTTGCGCCAACACTCATTGTCAGGTGTATTGGGGGCTGAGTGATACTAACGAACGCAGCGATCGCGCCATTCAAGAAACCGCACAACAGGTTCTCACTTATGAAGGTCAACTGGTTGATGCCCTATATTCTTCCACCACTGGCGGTGTCACGGCATTTTTTAGTGATATTTGGGATGGTCGGCAACGTCCTTATTTACGGTCGGTTGTCGATTCAGCGCAGTCTGTGTGGAATTTAGATAAACGTCCTCTGAGTGATGAAAGCAATTTTCGGGCCTTTATTAATCAGCAACAAGGGTTTAATGAGACCGGGAGTCGCGCCTTTCGCTGGGAACGAGAAAGTAGTCTTGAAGAGTTAACAGAAGATTTACAGAAGTATTTAACTCGCCTGAATCATCCCCTAGCCGAGAAAATGACAGCGATTGAGAAGATGGCGATAACAGCGCGATCGCGCTCTGGGCGAATCTTGGCAATGAAGGTTGACACTGATCAAGGAACGATTACCCTTGAAAAAACAGAAGTCCGTAGTGCTTTTGAACCGCCACGTAGCACTCTTTTTTATCTCAATCCAGTCCGCAACAGCGATAACAAACTACAAGGTTATGAGTTTGTTGGCGGTGGCTTTGGTCATGGTGTGGGCTTGAGTCAAATTGGTGCCCACTCTCTTGCCCAACAGGGCTGGTCAGCTCAGGAAATTCTCTCCTTTTACTACCCAAAAACAGAGATTATTCCGCTTGAGGAAGCCATCACTCAATTAAGAACTCCTTAA
- a CDS encoding response regulator — protein MNLNVPEKVDASDEDLELWIEESAIGEENSQSWHEQEIILEDEDAELDLEQWLPENSQETDDEEAFFEELFAEEDHDDERLVAEIDLEQESVSSQQSESWNIETARENLNLDDHKDSSADEEWNELFQALDASEQQEPSKEEEEEEALSKLDDLYPDEESSTEDFSWSQQIFEPLEDLESIFANEKEKTFIQGVEDSLAFQTTYDEYKTFSSTYIQESVGEQLSFALDYYEEIEDLEHLINAPAQLQNQADFDRVALEAYIEQVPEQIATEASTTEITPPAPATQQPPVAAPAAQGGVSIFEQTLKVPVRLMDNLNNLIGELVINRNSLEQDQERLQQFLDNLLERLQDLNDLGVQIQDLYERSLLENSLRLSKSYSNGQMGASRKNSEHSSDSQITYNEEYDPLEMDRFSGFHSLSQQIIELIVRVRESGSDIEFLVDKVEQEARIFRQVTGQLQEGFTEARMVPFSQVADRLPRAVRDISIKLEKKAQLEVQGKETLVDKMILEQLYDPLTHLVNNAITHGIESPEERQRFGKPVTGTIKVEARHQGNQTIIAISDDGAGLDPLGIRRKAVEKGLISKADASALPDIDIFDFIFSPGFSTKEQADDFAGRGVGMDVVRSSLSKLRGSINIDSSPGKGTTFTIALPLTLSITTALCCKLNQSNLAFPMDGVEDQFETTQDNIKVNKDGERFIRWQKSSTLLPFKPLSELLSYNRTLTRSNLFAAQSEDDEISIVVLRSTGNLVAVQVDQVLGQQEIVIKQLAGPIPKPIGMAGVTVISDGSVMAIADVLELIDLFYGRVRKDVMNSMLAQQEQAMAQQAGEAEPMVLIVDDSITVRELLSMTFAKAGYRVEQARDGKEAWDKLRAGLVCDMMFCDIEMPKMDGLELLSRVKQEERFADLPVGMLTSRGAERHRQMAYRLGAKGYFTKPYLEEVLLDAAKRMLKGENMMSRQVTSSSFTQ, from the coding sequence ATGAATCTTAATGTTCCTGAGAAAGTTGATGCTTCTGACGAAGATCTTGAATTATGGATTGAAGAATCAGCAATTGGGGAAGAAAATTCACAATCATGGCATGAGCAAGAAATCATTTTAGAAGATGAAGATGCTGAATTAGATCTAGAACAATGGCTCCCAGAAAATAGCCAAGAAACTGATGATGAAGAGGCCTTTTTCGAGGAATTATTTGCCGAAGAAGATCATGATGATGAACGCTTGGTAGCAGAAATAGACTTAGAACAAGAAAGTGTCTCTAGCCAGCAAAGTGAGTCCTGGAATATAGAGACTGCAAGGGAAAACCTGAACTTAGATGATCACAAAGATAGCAGTGCCGATGAAGAATGGAATGAACTGTTCCAAGCTTTAGATGCGAGTGAACAGCAAGAACCTAGCAAGGAAGAAGAAGAAGAAGAAGCCCTCTCCAAACTCGATGATCTCTATCCAGATGAAGAGTCTTCTACAGAAGATTTCTCTTGGTCACAACAAATCTTTGAACCCCTAGAAGACCTTGAATCAATTTTTGCTAATGAAAAAGAGAAAACATTTATTCAGGGGGTAGAAGATAGCCTCGCTTTTCAAACAACATACGATGAATACAAAACTTTTTCCTCAACTTACATCCAAGAATCGGTAGGAGAACAGCTAAGTTTTGCTCTCGATTATTACGAAGAGATAGAAGATCTAGAGCACTTGATTAATGCCCCTGCTCAACTACAGAATCAAGCAGACTTTGATCGCGTTGCCTTAGAAGCTTATATTGAACAAGTACCGGAACAAATCGCCACAGAAGCAAGTACCACTGAGATTACACCCCCTGCCCCAGCAACACAGCAGCCTCCAGTTGCAGCGCCAGCAGCACAGGGAGGAGTCAGTATATTTGAACAAACACTCAAGGTTCCAGTACGCTTAATGGATAACCTCAATAACTTAATTGGGGAGTTAGTGATTAATCGTAATAGTTTGGAACAAGACCAAGAGCGATTACAACAGTTTTTAGATAACTTATTAGAACGGCTACAAGATCTAAACGATTTGGGCGTACAGATACAAGACCTTTATGAGCGGTCTTTGTTAGAGAATTCTTTACGGCTGAGTAAATCCTATAGCAACGGCCAAATGGGAGCAAGCCGGAAAAATAGTGAGCACAGTAGCGATTCTCAGATAACCTATAATGAGGAGTATGATCCTCTAGAAATGGACCGTTTTAGCGGCTTCCATTCACTTTCCCAACAGATCATTGAGTTGATTGTGCGCGTGCGAGAGTCGGGGTCGGATATTGAATTTTTAGTTGACAAAGTTGAACAAGAAGCCCGAATTTTCCGTCAAGTGACCGGTCAACTCCAAGAAGGGTTTACAGAAGCCCGCATGGTTCCCTTTTCCCAAGTCGCTGATCGCTTACCGCGAGCAGTACGGGATATCTCCATAAAATTAGAGAAGAAAGCGCAATTGGAAGTGCAGGGGAAAGAGACGTTAGTCGATAAGATGATTCTCGAGCAACTCTATGACCCATTGACTCACTTGGTTAACAATGCCATTACTCATGGAATTGAGTCGCCAGAAGAACGGCAGCGATTTGGTAAACCAGTCACTGGAACAATTAAAGTAGAAGCCCGGCACCAAGGCAATCAGACGATCATTGCAATTTCTGACGATGGTGCGGGGCTTGATCCCCTTGGGATTCGACGCAAAGCAGTAGAGAAAGGCTTGATTTCTAAAGCGGACGCCAGTGCTCTTCCTGATATTGATATTTTTGACTTTATCTTTAGCCCTGGGTTTAGCACCAAGGAGCAAGCCGATGACTTTGCTGGACGCGGTGTTGGGATGGATGTTGTTCGTTCCTCTTTAAGCAAACTTCGCGGCAGTATCAACATTGACTCTTCTCCTGGTAAAGGAACCACCTTTACCATTGCCTTACCTTTAACGCTTAGCATCACAACAGCACTTTGTTGTAAACTCAATCAATCTAATCTTGCTTTTCCGATGGATGGGGTGGAAGATCAATTTGAAACCACCCAAGACAATATCAAAGTCAATAAAGACGGAGAACGGTTTATTCGCTGGCAAAAGAGCTCAACGCTACTCCCGTTTAAACCTCTGTCAGAACTTCTTTCCTATAATCGCACGCTGACCCGCAGTAATCTTTTTGCCGCTCAATCAGAAGATGATGAAATTTCCATTGTCGTACTCCGTAGTACAGGGAATTTAGTGGCGGTTCAGGTGGATCAAGTGCTGGGACAACAAGAAATTGTAATTAAACAACTGGCTGGTCCCATTCCTAAACCCATTGGAATGGCTGGGGTAACCGTGATTTCTGATGGCAGTGTCATGGCGATCGCGGATGTTTTAGAATTGATTGATTTATTCTATGGACGGGTTCGTAAAGATGTAATGAACTCAATGCTGGCGCAGCAAGAACAAGCAATGGCACAACAAGCAGGCGAGGCAGAACCGATGGTGCTCATTGTTGATGATTCCATTACCGTGCGGGAGTTACTCTCAATGACATTTGCCAAAGCCGGTTATCGCGTTGAACAAGCCCGTGATGGCAAAGAAGCTTGGGATAAACTGCGAGCGGGCTTAGTTTGCGATATGATGTTCTGTGATATTGAAATGCCGAAAATGGATGGCTTAGAGTTATTATCTCGCGTCAAACAAGAAGAACGATTTGCCGACTTACCAGTGGGAATGTTGACTTCACGCGGGGCGGAACGTCATCGACAAATGGCATATCGTCTCGGGGCAAAAGGATACTTCACTAAGCCTTATTTAGAAGAGGTGTTATTGGATGCAGCGAAACGTATGCTAAAAGGAGAAAACATGATGAGTCGTCAGGTCACTAGTAGTAGTTTCACGCAGTAA
- a CDS encoding GTPase Era: MLDGFGQIPVAPPDFKSGFIGLIGRPNVGKSTLMNELVGEKVAITSPVAQTTRNRLRGILTTETAQMIFVDTPGIHKPHHELGKVIVKNAQSTIDAVDLILFVVDASTPAGGGDRYIAELLRKTQVPVMIGLNKTDLVDGEQRAKNRATYETLLQERKWDAVEFSALTGLGLEELQVQLRQKLDVGPYYYPPELVSDQPERLVMAELIREQILQETRQEIPHSVAIVIDQIIEEKNLTTIRATINVERPSQKGILIGKKGTMLKRIGTAARAEMQKMIAGKVYLELFVRVQAKWRDSARQVAEFGYFQEN; this comes from the coding sequence ATGCTTGATGGCTTTGGACAAATTCCGGTTGCACCGCCAGATTTTAAGTCAGGGTTTATTGGTCTGATTGGGCGACCCAATGTGGGAAAATCGACACTGATGAATGAGTTAGTTGGGGAAAAAGTCGCGATTACCTCCCCAGTGGCGCAAACCACTCGTAATCGTTTGCGAGGAATTCTGACTACAGAAACAGCACAGATGATTTTTGTGGATACGCCCGGCATTCATAAGCCGCATCATGAATTGGGCAAAGTGATTGTGAAGAATGCTCAGAGTACGATTGATGCGGTGGATTTAATTTTATTTGTCGTTGATGCTTCAACGCCAGCTGGGGGCGGCGATCGCTACATTGCTGAATTACTAAGAAAAACTCAAGTTCCTGTGATGATTGGCTTGAATAAAACTGATTTAGTGGATGGCGAACAAAGAGCCAAAAATCGCGCCACCTATGAGACTCTTTTACAAGAACGAAAATGGGATGCTGTAGAATTTTCAGCTTTGACAGGATTGGGGTTAGAAGAGTTACAAGTCCAACTCAGACAAAAATTAGATGTTGGTCCCTACTACTATCCACCGGAATTAGTGAGTGATCAACCGGAACGGTTAGTGATGGCAGAGTTAATTCGAGAGCAAATTTTACAGGAAACTCGGCAAGAAATTCCGCATTCGGTTGCGATTGTTATTGATCAGATTATTGAAGAAAAGAATCTCACCACCATTCGCGCAACAATCAATGTTGAGCGTCCTTCACAGAAAGGAATTTTAATTGGAAAGAAAGGAACAATGCTCAAACGAATTGGGACAGCCGCCCGCGCCGAAATGCAAAAGATGATTGCCGGGAAAGTGTATTTAGAATTGTTTGTTCGGGTACAAGCGAAATGGCGGGATTCAGCTCGACAAGTTGCTGAATTTGGCTACTTTCAGGAAAATTAA
- a CDS encoding succinylglutamate desuccinylase — translation MQPNIETINLRRLSSGDHLALQIYQFQGKPGQKTYIQANLHGAEIIGNVVIAELYHWLTKLDPENLLGEIWLVPGCNPVGMNQRAHFFNPGRYNSYDGQDWNRIFWDYSAEEDEVYGFAQNYLEADLKSIYNSYLERIKARLQEQIEQDRQSYGVRYGVKYQQTLQSLCLDANYVIDIHSSSNRGIDYLFTFPGQEKATQAFLLDVGIQVDEPAGYTFDEAFLKPWLTLEEKFRELGRDVKFDVAAWTLELGSGMTVQPESVKKGVRGIKNYLVHQGVVKSEEFPRTATSNHTVAFVQKEQIKKYYAPTGGIIQSCADLKTVVKKGDIIYQILELNKQGEALQKITITAEKAGFVFDLGTNQGVNEGEYVLTILEREE, via the coding sequence ATGCAACCGAATATTGAAACCATTAATCTACGTCGTCTTTCTTCAGGCGATCATCTAGCATTACAGATTTATCAGTTTCAGGGGAAACCCGGTCAAAAAACTTATATTCAAGCCAATTTACATGGTGCAGAAATTATTGGTAACGTTGTCATTGCAGAACTGTACCATTGGCTCACCAAACTTGATCCAGAAAATTTATTGGGTGAGATTTGGTTAGTTCCGGGCTGTAATCCTGTTGGCATGAATCAGCGAGCGCATTTTTTTAATCCTGGACGTTATAACAGTTACGATGGTCAAGACTGGAATCGTATTTTTTGGGATTATTCTGCTGAAGAAGATGAGGTTTATGGGTTTGCCCAAAATTACTTAGAAGCCGATCTCAAATCGATTTATAACAGCTATTTAGAACGAATTAAAGCTCGGTTGCAAGAACAAATTGAGCAGGATCGTCAATCCTACGGGGTTCGCTATGGGGTTAAGTATCAGCAAACGTTACAGTCCCTTTGTTTAGATGCCAATTACGTCATTGATATTCATAGTTCCAGTAACCGTGGCATTGATTATTTATTTACTTTTCCGGGTCAAGAAAAGGCAACACAAGCATTTTTGTTAGATGTTGGAATTCAGGTTGATGAACCAGCAGGATATACGTTTGATGAAGCGTTTCTTAAGCCTTGGCTAACTTTAGAAGAAAAATTTCGAGAACTTGGACGGGACGTTAAATTTGATGTTGCTGCTTGGACGTTAGAGTTAGGAAGTGGGATGACAGTCCAACCGGAGTCAGTTAAAAAAGGAGTAAGAGGGATAAAAAACTATTTGGTGCATCAGGGGGTTGTGAAGAGTGAGGAGTTTCCCCGAACCGCCACTTCAAATCATACAGTAGCGTTTGTTCAAAAAGAACAGATTAAAAAATATTATGCTCCGACAGGAGGGATCATTCAAAGCTGTGCTGATTTAAAAACAGTTGTTAAAAAAGGAGATATCATTTATCAAATTTTAGAGTTGAATAAGCAAGGAGAAGCCTTACAAAAGATAACCATAACCGCAGAAAAAGCAGGTTTCGTTTTTGATCTTGGAACCAATCAAGGTGTAAATGAAGGAGAATACGTTTTAACCATACTAGAGAGAGAAGAATGA